The Thermodesulfovibrionales bacterium genome contains the following window.
TGCCGGAAGAGGTCTTCGGTATTTCATCGAAAAAGACGATCTTTATATCCAGAGTGTCCTTCATCGGGCCGAGTGTGGCGCGTATCCTCGATAAGATATCCGGGGTGTCGCGTTCGGAATATTTTTCCGCCCTCACAACCCTAAGTTGCGCCTTCCCCGGTTCATCCTGATAGAACTGGCACTGCCTCACATTGGGGAAAAACCTTATGAGCTGATAGAGTTGCGGGGCAACTCTCCCGTCGCTATCGAAGAGGAAAGCGTTTACCCTGCCATCTATATTACCCACAAAATGATGATGCCTGCCGCACCGGGGGCAGCTTTCTTCGAATCTCCTCACCATATCGCCTGTCCTATACCGAAGCAGGGGCATCGCATAGTTGGTAAATCCGGTAACAATAACTTCCCGGCAATCGCCGATCAGCGCCGCGGATTCGGTCAACCCATGTTGAGGATAAATATGAATGCCGATATCGTATTCGCATGAGCCGCCGAAAATAGCCGACTCTCTCATAGAATAGACCGAAAAAACCCGGGCACCGAAGACCTCACTCAATAATGTCTCCTGCCAATCATAGAGAGTCTCGCCAAAGACAATAACCGCCTTAATCCTTCGAGGCGGGATGAGACCTCTGTTCCTTATAAAGGATGCCAGAAGTGCCACCGAATAAGGAGACCCGGTTATAAACTCTGGATCAAATCTTTTCAGCACCTCTGCGTATCGAGGAAGCCATTCTTCGGAGAGATGCTGATTCGAGAAGGTGAGTCTGTTGCCATGTTTCACGAAGGGCAGATGCCTCCTGTTTCCGACCTGCAGGTTGTATAAGAACCGAACCTCTTTGGACTTAAGGGTATAGCCGATCCTGTTAAGCGAGTCGGAAAGAAATGCCTGGTATATCGCTAAAGCTTTCTTGTCCTTATAAACCGTTAACGCCATCCCGGTAGAACCGCTCGTGCGATCCTTGACCAGAGACTCTCTCGGCACGCTCCGGTCTATGAATTCATCCAATCTCTTCCCGACGGTCTTCTTGCTCAAATAGGGCAAAACGGTGATATCTTCCGGGGCCTGCATTTTCAATGGGTTGAATCCGTAGTCGGAAAAAAGTCTTCCATAAAACGGGACGTTTTTCATCGAGTGCGCCAACAGCTTTTTGAGCTGCTCGAACTGGAACTCGCGTAATTTATCTTTTTGCCACGTATCGGATTCCCTTAAAAAGGCTGCCCACTCGAAAAAAACGGCTCCATAAGCGATGCGGTATCGCAAAGAGTGAGGTAGCCGTTCATTTACTTCGAGCGCCGCCCTGTGCAAAACATAGCTTGAACCGATGAATTTTCGAATGATCTCCGAAATGGCCATTTACGTAGGTCTCTCGCCTCTTAGTCTGGCTCTGTCTCCGCCCGTGTACAGGAAGCTCCTCCTATTTTAGGGAGAGATAGTTTACAATAGCAACAGGTATATTGCATCGGTAGGATCTCTTTCGTCGGATTGCAGATTGCGGTAAATTGTAAATATCGAGGACGCCATTGTGCCGGGAAAATTCAAGAAACATTTCATATTTCCGTATAACTTCATAAGATTCCTCAATCGGCCGATCTCATTTAGAGAAGCACAAGATGCTATACGGGGCCGTCTCGAGCAGAGAGAGAAAAATTTTCTGCGTTTCGTCAAGCAATGCATCTATGACACCCGTTCAAGCCCTTATCTGCCGCTGCTCAGGCGCGCACGATGGGATTATGACGACATTGTGTCGGAAACGCGAAGTTGCGGGATAGAAGGGGTCTTAAAACGACTAAAAGATTCTGGTGTTTGGGTCTCCTTCGAAGAATTCAAGGGCCGGAAGGCGATATGCCGGGGAGGAGAGCGCTATCAAGCCAGGGATTCGGATTTTGACAACCCCCTGATTTCATCCGGTGTGAGAGTTTCCACTGGTGGCACATCCGGTCGTCCCGTCAAATCAAATATCTATCTGGATTTTCTTGCCGCCCGCGCCAACTATGACCGTCTCATGTTCGAGATGCTCCATATCTATGATGTCCCTCTCATCTTATGGTATCCTGGACTTCCAGCTGTTACAGGCATAAGCAACAGTCTGCGATATGCAAAGATAGGCCGTCCACCCGAACGCTGGTTTAATTTGGCATCCTCAGCAAAACGTATGGATTCGGGTTGGAAAAACCGACTCGGAACGTCAGCGGTCGTCTGGCTCAGCCGCCTTTCAAAAGCCCCTCTTGCCGTTCCCGAACCTCTGAGCCTTAACGATGTGAATGTTGTTCTTGAATGGATTGATAGGAGGAAAAAGCGCCACGGCAGATGTGTTGTCCAGTGTTATGTCAGTCAGGCTGTGCGTATTTGCCGGGGTGCCTCGGCCCGCGGGATGGATCTGCGGGGAACACTTTTTATTGTGGGGTCGGAACCACTGACAAGGGCAAAATATCAGGAGATTGTCGGGACAAATGCGGAAGTGTTTCCGAGGTATCATGCTACCGAAATAGGTTCTATTGCCACAGGCTGCGGGCGGCCCTCCGAGGTCGGAGATCTTCATCTGCATGTCGATACCGTTGCCGTTCTTCAGGGAGAAGATCCCACCGACGGCGTTGGGTCTTTCTTCTTTACCTCTTTTATAAATGCTGCACCGAAGGTTATGCTTAACGTTGAAATGGGCGATTCCGGCGTTATACGGCGGATGCGCTGCGGTTGTCTTTTTGATCAAATGGGACTTCACACACACCTTCTTGGAGTGAGGAGCTATTCCCGTACGAGCAGCGAAGGGATGTCCGTGTGCCATAGTGAACTTTCACGGCTTCTCGAGGAAGAGCTTCCTTCAAAGTACGGCGGCTCTTTGCTCGATTATCAGTTGGTGGAGGTCGAAGACGGTAATTCCATGACCCGTCTTTTGCTGCGCATAGACCCCGGCCTCGGCCCGGTTGATGAGCATTCTGTGGTGAAAGACATTCTGACAGGATTGAGACGAATAGACGCGATTCATCGGGTCCATGCGGAAGTATGGGAGCAGGCAGGCGCAATAAAGGTCATAAGACAGCGCCCGGAAAGCACCGTTTCCGGAAAAAGCGCTTCGATTATCGGAAAAGACGGCGTCCCGTTTGGAAGATGACGATGGTTTGGACAAAGCGGCGTTGTTTAATCGGGAGTAAAGAATAATGGAACAAGGCGTTTCCATTGGCAAGGTAAAGGTTGGCGGGGAACCGAAGATCACAGTCAGAATTATAGGAAGGTGCAATTTCCGCTGCCCTCTATGCTCTACTTTCAGCAGTCCCGAACGGAGAGGGATGATGCATTCTTCAGACTTCAGGAGAATCATAGATATCCTGACAAAAGAATCCTTTCGCGGCGTTCTGAATATATCGGGCGGCGAACCCACCCTGCACCCCGATCTGCCGGCGATGCTTGCTTATTGCTCAATGCGGCTCCGTGACGCCAGGATAGTCGTTTTCACTAATGGTCACTGGGTCGGCAATCCTCGCTGGCAGGCGACATTGAAAGGTCTTTTTGCTGGCAGGAATATATTAGTTCGCTTTTCCCTTGACCGCCAGCACGCCGAAGGCGCGGCGCTTGCAAGCGGTTATACGGATGAACAAATCCTACGCGAGATTGAGGTCTCAAGGTTTTGGAAGGCCCACGCCTTCTTCGATGCCTGTGTCGCGGAAGGACT
Protein-coding sequences here:
- a CDS encoding radical SAM protein is translated as MEQGVSIGKVKVGGEPKITVRIIGRCNFRCPLCSTFSSPERRGMMHSSDFRRIIDILTKESFRGVLNISGGEPTLHPDLPAMLAYCSMRLRDARIVVFTNGHWVGNPRWQATLKGLFAGRNILVRFSLDRQHAEGAALASGYTDEQILREIEVSRFWKAHAFFDACVAEGLIPGEHFDFAFKGSAEEAGGYLSTLGEAPVYLIRFQKDPANRQKELGYFAVDLSEDGQPLVFLTLGHIPSGESLGGIENLPEALEINRKALLDADLSEKGPLS